A single window of Streptomyces aquilus DNA harbors:
- a CDS encoding TetR/AcrR family transcriptional regulator, with translation MAEHRSMQRAALLDAARSLLSEGGTEALTFPALAERTGLARSSVYEYFRSRAAVVEELCAVDFPVWAAEVAAAMGAADGAEAKVEAYVRRQLALVGDRRHRAVVAISASELDAGAREKIRAAHGELVAMIGEALEEMGHAEPRLAAMLLQGVVDAAVRRIELGAAEDPAAITEAAVSMALRGVRG, from the coding sequence GTGGCCGAGCACCGGTCGATGCAGCGAGCCGCCCTGCTGGACGCGGCTCGGTCGTTGCTGTCCGAGGGCGGGACGGAGGCGCTGACGTTCCCGGCTCTCGCCGAGCGGACGGGGCTGGCGCGGTCGTCGGTGTACGAGTACTTCCGGTCGCGCGCCGCCGTCGTCGAGGAGCTGTGCGCGGTCGACTTCCCGGTCTGGGCGGCGGAGGTCGCCGCGGCGATGGGCGCGGCGGACGGGGCCGAGGCCAAGGTCGAGGCGTATGTGCGGCGGCAGCTGGCGCTGGTGGGGGACCGGCGGCATCGGGCCGTGGTCGCCATTTCCGCGAGTGAGCTCGATGCGGGGGCTCGGGAGAAGATCCGGGCCGCGCACGGGGAGCTGGTCGCGATGATCGGCGAGGCGCTGGAGGAGATGGGGCACGCGGAGCCTCGGCTTGCGGCGATGTTGCTGCAAGGGGTGGTGGATGCGGCTGTGCGGCGGATCGAGCTGGGGGCGGCGGAGGATCCTGCGGCGATCACTGAGGCTGCGGTGAGCATGGCGCTGCGAGGGGTTCGCGGCTGA
- a CDS encoding alpha/beta fold hydrolase, with protein sequence MTMPYAKVNGLEMYYEIHGAAHANRRPLVLLHGGATAIGLSFGAVLPALSAGRRVIAPELQGHGHTADTDRDLTVPYLASDVVALLDELGVPQADVLGYSLGGLTALEIAVRYPDRVGRLVMVSAPYTQDGMRDEIRTPDYSSPLLPTQADFQDMAAAYAAVAPHPEHFETFLGKVSAAAHAPLPWTADDLRGLAAPTLLLLGDRDFVHVEHAAEMQRLIPDARLAVLPDTTHMTVLRQPPVVLPLLEDFLTSAVCAS encoded by the coding sequence ATGACAATGCCGTACGCCAAGGTCAACGGCCTGGAGATGTACTACGAGATCCACGGCGCCGCCCACGCGAACCGCCGCCCGCTGGTACTGCTGCACGGCGGCGCCACCGCCATCGGGCTGTCCTTCGGCGCCGTCCTCCCCGCCCTGTCCGCGGGCCGCCGGGTCATCGCCCCCGAGCTCCAGGGACATGGTCACACCGCTGACACGGACCGCGACCTGACCGTCCCGTACCTCGCCTCCGACGTCGTCGCCCTGCTCGACGAGCTCGGCGTCCCGCAGGCCGACGTGCTCGGCTACAGCCTCGGCGGGCTGACCGCGTTGGAGATCGCCGTACGGTATCCGGACCGCGTCGGCCGGCTGGTGATGGTCTCCGCCCCGTACACCCAGGACGGTATGCGGGACGAGATCCGCACCCCCGACTACAGCTCGCCCCTGCTGCCCACCCAGGCCGACTTCCAGGACATGGCCGCCGCGTACGCCGCCGTCGCCCCGCACCCCGAGCACTTCGAGACCTTCCTCGGCAAGGTCTCGGCGGCGGCCCACGCCCCGCTGCCCTGGACCGCGGACGACCTGCGCGGCCTGGCGGCGCCCACGCTGCTGCTGCTCGGCGACCGCGACTTCGTCCACGTCGAGCACGCGGCCGAGATGCAGCGGCTGATCCCCGACGCCCGGTTGGCCGTCCTGCCGGACACCACGCACATGACGGTCCTGCGGCAGCCGCCCGTGGTCCTGCCGCTGCTGGAGGACTTCCTGACCTCCGCCGTCTGCGCGTCCTAG
- a CDS encoding SRPBCC family protein, which translates to MPAIREVIDVDRSPEDVYAYITDPSHLPEWQLSAVKAEPLDEGPVHAGSRVRVTRRIGNREIPMTVEFDELVPPRSWDLHGISGPVRPRTHGEIEPLDDGRRSRVTIEIDFEGHGLGRALVPLVVRPQIRKELPRDEQLLKERLERPTS; encoded by the coding sequence ATGCCCGCCATCCGTGAAGTGATCGACGTCGACCGCAGTCCCGAAGACGTCTACGCGTACATCACCGACCCCTCCCATCTGCCGGAATGGCAGCTGAGCGCCGTCAAGGCGGAGCCGCTCGACGAGGGGCCCGTCCATGCCGGCTCCCGGGTCCGGGTCACCCGGCGGATCGGGAACCGTGAGATCCCGATGACCGTCGAGTTCGACGAGCTCGTCCCGCCGCGCAGCTGGGACCTGCACGGGATCTCGGGGCCCGTCCGGCCCCGTACCCACGGGGAGATCGAACCGCTCGACGACGGGCGGAGGTCCCGCGTGACGATAGAGATCGACTTCGAGGGGCACGGGCTCGGCAGGGCGCTGGTCCCCCTCGTCGTCCGCCCGCAGATCCGCAAGGAGCTCCCGCGGGACGAGCAGCTGCTCAAGGAGCGCCTGGAGCGGCCGACCAGCTAG
- a CDS encoding phosphatidate cytidylyltransferase, translated as MNDSSWGSPPGAGPHAGYWGPTDQGPVQGAAPAGPAYDAPEAQQTRPMPIVPDVPAYGGDQDDDRGAARLSGPLFRDETFRDTTSRDATFRDETTSAQPRAAASQTQNPEPMPDAPQPASAPQKKSAGRDLGAAIGVGVGLGVVIVASLFVVKAVFVGVIAVAVVVGLWELTSRLEERKGIRAPLVPLAVGGAAMVVAGYVRDAEGAWVAMALTALAVLVWRMTEPPEGYLKDVTAGVFAAFYVPFLATFVAMMLTADDGPQRVLTFLLLTVVSDTGAYAVGWRFGKHKLAPRISPGKTREGLLGAVSFAMVAGALCMQFLIDDGTWWQGLLLGLAVAASATLGDLGESMIKRDLGIKDMGTLLPGHGGIMDRLDSLLPTAPVVWLLLVLFVGSG; from the coding sequence ATGAACGACTCTTCCTGGGGCTCTCCGCCTGGGGCCGGGCCACACGCCGGGTACTGGGGGCCCACCGACCAGGGGCCTGTCCAGGGGGCTGCCCCGGCGGGTCCCGCGTACGATGCGCCTGAGGCGCAGCAGACTCGCCCCATGCCCATCGTGCCCGACGTACCCGCGTATGGCGGAGACCAGGATGACGACCGGGGGGCCGCTCGGCTGAGTGGCCCTTTGTTCAGGGACGAGACGTTCCGGGACACGACGTCCCGGGACGCGACGTTCCGCGACGAGACCACGTCGGCGCAGCCCCGAGCGGCTGCGTCGCAGACGCAGAATCCGGAGCCCATGCCCGACGCCCCGCAGCCGGCTTCCGCGCCGCAGAAGAAGAGCGCGGGGCGTGACCTGGGCGCGGCCATAGGGGTCGGCGTCGGGCTCGGGGTGGTGATCGTCGCCTCGCTCTTCGTCGTCAAGGCCGTCTTCGTCGGCGTGATAGCGGTCGCCGTGGTCGTCGGCCTGTGGGAGCTGACCTCGCGGCTGGAGGAGCGCAAGGGCATCCGGGCGCCCCTCGTGCCGCTGGCGGTCGGCGGTGCGGCCATGGTCGTCGCCGGATACGTCCGGGACGCCGAGGGCGCGTGGGTGGCGATGGCGCTCACCGCGCTCGCGGTGCTGGTCTGGCGGATGACGGAACCGCCGGAGGGCTATCTGAAGGACGTCACCGCGGGCGTCTTCGCGGCCTTCTACGTCCCGTTCCTGGCCACGTTCGTCGCGATGATGCTCACCGCCGACGACGGGCCGCAGCGGGTGCTGACGTTCCTGCTCCTCACCGTCGTCAGCGACACCGGGGCGTACGCCGTCGGCTGGCGCTTCGGCAAGCACAAGCTCGCGCCGCGCATCAGCCCCGGCAAGACCCGTGAGGGCCTGCTGGGCGCGGTGTCCTTCGCGATGGTGGCGGGCGCGCTGTGCATGCAGTTCCTGATCGACGACGGCACCTGGTGGCAGGGGCTGCTGCTGGGCCTCGCGGTGGCGGCGAGCGCGACGCTCGGTGACCTCGGCGAGTCGATGATCAAGCGCGACCTCGGCATCAAGGACATGGGCACGCTGCTGCCGGGGCACGGCGGCATCATGGACCGGCTGGACTCGCTGCTGCCGACGGCTCCTGTGGTGTGGCTGCTGCTGGTGCTGTTCGTGGGCTCGGGCTGA
- the dprA gene encoding DNA-processing protein DprA gives MTDGELLARVFLARVIEPGDEVAGRWVREFGVEEVARRLRDGREVLPGVSGKRWGGLVARAGEAGPRRDLTVAAEAGVRFVRPGDGEWPGQLDDLGDARPLGLWVRGRPSLRMWALRSVAVVGARACTEYGAHMAATLAAGLAERGWVVVSGGAYGVDGAAHRGALGAGGATVAVLACGVDRPYPRGHTELITRIAEQGLVVGELPPGDHPTPSRFVLRNRVIAALTRGTVVVEAAYRSGSLVTARAAQRLGRHTMGVPGPATSGLSAGVHELLRGDAELVTDAEEVVEVVGDMGELAPERRGPVLPRDLLEPGARRVLDALPARRAATAAEVGRGAQTTQDEAVARLYELRSLGYVERHGDGWKLTRQAMISVRGARGPS, from the coding sequence GTGACGGACGGCGAACTGCTCGCCCGGGTCTTCCTCGCCCGTGTCATTGAGCCCGGTGACGAGGTCGCCGGGCGGTGGGTGCGGGAGTTCGGGGTGGAGGAGGTGGCTCGCAGGCTGCGGGACGGGCGGGAGGTGTTGCCCGGGGTGAGCGGGAAGCGGTGGGGCGGCCTTGTGGCTCGGGCCGGGGAGGCCGGTCCGCGACGGGATCTCACGGTCGCCGCCGAGGCCGGGGTGCGGTTCGTCCGTCCGGGGGACGGGGAGTGGCCCGGGCAGTTGGACGATCTCGGGGACGCGCGGCCGCTCGGGCTGTGGGTGCGGGGGCGGCCCAGTCTGCGGATGTGGGCCCTGCGGTCCGTCGCCGTGGTGGGGGCCCGGGCTTGTACCGAGTACGGCGCGCACATGGCGGCCACCCTCGCCGCCGGGCTCGCCGAGCGCGGCTGGGTCGTGGTGTCCGGCGGCGCGTACGGCGTCGACGGGGCCGCCCACAGAGGGGCGCTGGGCGCCGGCGGCGCCACCGTCGCCGTGCTGGCCTGCGGCGTCGATCGGCCCTATCCGCGTGGGCACACCGAGTTGATCACCAGGATCGCGGAACAGGGGCTGGTGGTGGGGGAGTTGCCGCCGGGCGACCATCCGACGCCGAGCAGGTTCGTGCTGCGCAACCGCGTCATCGCCGCGCTCACCAGAGGGACCGTCGTGGTCGAAGCGGCGTACCGCAGCGGCTCGCTCGTCACCGCGCGTGCCGCGCAACGCCTCGGGCGGCACACCATGGGCGTGCCCGGGCCGGCCACCAGCGGCCTCTCCGCCGGGGTGCACGAACTGCTGCGCGGCGACGCCGAACTCGTCACCGACGCCGAGGAAGTCGTCGAGGTGGTCGGGGACATGGGCGAGCTCGCGCCGGAGCGGAGGGGACCCGTGCTGCCGCGCGACCTGCTCGAACCGGGAGCGCGCAGAGTCCTCGACGCGCTGCCTGCACGCCGTGCGGCGACCGCCGCCGAGGTCGGACGCGGCGCGCAGACGACTCAGGACGAGGCGGTCGCGAGACTGTACGAGCTCCGATCACTTGGTTACGTCGAACGACACGGCGACGGCTGGAAGTTGACACGCCAGGCGATGATCTCCGTCCGTGGTGCTCGCGGTCCGAGTTGA
- the pyrH gene encoding UMP kinase gives MTTKAQKSDDGKVSGRFLLKLSGEAFSGGGGLGVDPDVVHKIAREIAAVVRDGAEIAVVIGGGNFFRGAELQQRGMDRARSDYMGMLGTVMNCLALQDFLEKEGIDSRVQTAITMGQVAEPYIPLRAVRHLEKGRVVIFGAGMGMPYFSTDTTAAQRALEIDAEALLMGKNGVDGVYDSDPKKNPDAVKFDSLGYGEVITRDLKVADATAITLCRDNKLPILVFELLTEGNIARAVKGEKIGTLVGDQGSRD, from the coding sequence ATGACCACCAAGGCCCAGAAGAGCGACGACGGCAAAGTGAGCGGCCGGTTTCTGCTGAAGCTGTCCGGAGAGGCCTTCTCCGGTGGCGGGGGCCTGGGCGTGGACCCGGACGTGGTGCACAAGATCGCCCGGGAGATCGCGGCCGTCGTGCGCGACGGCGCGGAGATCGCGGTCGTCATCGGCGGCGGCAACTTCTTCCGCGGCGCCGAACTCCAGCAGCGCGGCATGGACCGCGCCCGCTCCGACTACATGGGCATGCTCGGCACCGTGATGAACTGCCTCGCCCTCCAGGACTTCCTGGAGAAGGAGGGCATCGACTCCCGCGTGCAGACCGCCATCACCATGGGCCAGGTCGCCGAGCCGTACATCCCGCTGCGCGCCGTGCGCCACCTGGAGAAGGGCCGCGTGGTCATCTTCGGCGCCGGTATGGGCATGCCGTACTTCTCCACCGACACCACCGCCGCCCAGCGCGCCCTGGAGATCGACGCCGAGGCGCTCCTCATGGGCAAGAACGGCGTGGACGGGGTCTACGACTCCGACCCGAAGAAAAACCCCGACGCGGTCAAGTTCGACTCCCTCGGCTACGGCGAGGTCATCACCCGCGACCTCAAGGTCGCCGACGCCACCGCCATCACGCTGTGCCGCGACAACAAGCTCCCGATCCTCGTCTTCGAGCTTCTGACGGAGGGCAATATCGCGCGCGCCGTCAAGGGTGAGAAGATCGGCACGCTGGTGGGTGACCAGGGCAGCCGGGACTGA
- the tsf gene encoding translation elongation factor Ts has protein sequence MANYTAADVKKLRELTGAGMMDCKKALDEAEGNVDKAVEALRIKGQKGVAKREGRSAENGAVVSVIADDNTSGVLVELKCETDFVAKGEKFQAVANQIAQHVAATSPADIDALLASEIEAGKTVQAFVDEANANLGEKIVLDRFAQFADGFVFAYMHRTMPDLPPQIGVLVELDKADAELAKGVAQHIAAFAPKYLSKEDVPAEVVESERRVAEETTRAEGKPEAALPKIVEGRLNGFFKDATLLGQPYALDNKKSVQKVLDEAGVTLKRFTRIKVGI, from the coding sequence ATGGCGAACTACACCGCCGCCGACGTCAAGAAGCTCCGTGAGCTCACCGGCGCCGGCATGATGGACTGCAAGAAGGCGCTGGACGAGGCCGAGGGCAACGTCGACAAGGCCGTCGAGGCGCTCCGTATCAAGGGCCAGAAGGGCGTCGCCAAGCGCGAGGGCCGCTCCGCCGAGAACGGCGCCGTGGTCTCCGTCATCGCCGACGACAACACCTCCGGTGTCCTGGTCGAGCTGAAGTGCGAGACGGACTTCGTCGCCAAGGGCGAGAAGTTCCAGGCCGTCGCCAACCAGATCGCGCAGCACGTCGCCGCCACCTCCCCGGCCGACATCGACGCCCTGCTCGCCTCGGAGATCGAGGCCGGCAAGACCGTCCAGGCGTTCGTGGACGAGGCCAACGCCAACCTCGGCGAGAAGATCGTCCTGGACCGCTTCGCGCAGTTCGCCGACGGCTTCGTCTTCGCCTACATGCACCGCACCATGCCCGACCTGCCCCCGCAGATCGGTGTCCTGGTCGAGCTGGACAAGGCCGACGCCGAGCTGGCCAAGGGTGTCGCCCAGCACATCGCCGCCTTCGCGCCGAAGTACCTCTCCAAGGAGGACGTCCCGGCCGAGGTCGTCGAGTCCGAGCGCCGCGTCGCCGAGGAGACCACCCGCGCCGAGGGCAAGCCCGAGGCCGCCCTGCCGAAGATCGTCGAGGGTCGCCTCAACGGCTTCTTCAAGGACGCCACGCTGCTCGGCCAGCCGTACGCGCTGGACAACAAGAAGTCCGTCCAGAAGGTTCTGGACGAGGCCGGTGTCACCCTGAAGCGCTTCACGCGCATCAAGGTCGGCATCTGA
- the whiG gene encoding RNA polymerase sigma factor WhiG, with amino-acid sequence MPQHTSGSDRAAAPPAARDGGSVRPPAPSTLDELWRSYKATGDERLREQLILHYSPLVKYVAGRVSVGLPPNVEQADFVSSGVFGLIDAIEKFDIDREIKFETYAITRIRGAMIDELRALDWIPRSVRQKARNVERAYATLEARLRRTPSEGEVATEMGIAVDELHAVFSQLSLANVVALEELLHVGGEGGDRLSLMDTLEDTAADNPVEVAEDRELRRFLARAINTLPEREKTVVTLYYYEGLTLAEIGNVLGVTESRVSQIHTKSVLQLRAKLASFGR; translated from the coding sequence ATGCCCCAGCACACCTCCGGGTCCGACCGGGCGGCGGCCCCCCCAGCCGCCCGGGACGGTGGCAGCGTGCGGCCCCCCGCCCCCTCGACGCTCGACGAGCTGTGGCGGTCGTACAAGGCGACGGGGGACGAACGGTTGCGGGAGCAGCTGATCCTGCACTACTCGCCGCTCGTGAAGTACGTGGCGGGCCGGGTGAGCGTGGGGCTGCCGCCCAACGTCGAGCAGGCCGACTTCGTCTCCTCCGGTGTCTTCGGGCTCATCGACGCGATCGAGAAGTTCGACATCGACCGGGAGATCAAGTTCGAGACGTACGCGATCACCCGGATCCGGGGCGCGATGATCGACGAGCTGCGGGCGCTGGACTGGATTCCGCGGTCGGTGCGGCAGAAGGCGCGGAACGTCGAGCGGGCGTACGCGACGCTGGAGGCGCGGCTGCGGCGGACGCCCAGCGAGGGTGAGGTGGCGACCGAGATGGGGATCGCCGTGGATGAACTCCACGCGGTCTTCAGTCAGTTGTCGCTGGCCAACGTGGTCGCGCTGGAGGAGCTGCTGCATGTCGGGGGTGAGGGCGGCGACCGCCTGAGTCTGATGGACACGCTGGAGGACACCGCCGCCGACAACCCGGTGGAAGTGGCCGAGGACCGGGAGCTGCGACGGTTCCTGGCGCGGGCGATCAACACGCTGCCCGAGCGGGAGAAGACCGTGGTCACGCTCTACTACTACGAGGGGCTGACCCTGGCGGAGATCGGGAACGTACTGGGTGTGACCGAGAGCCGGGTCAGTCAGATCCACACCAAGTCGGTGCTGCAACTGCGGGCGAAACTGGCGAGCTTCGGTCGGTGA
- the rpsB gene encoding 30S ribosomal protein S2, translated as MAVVTMRELLESGVHFGHQTRRWNPKMKRFIFTERNGIYIIDLLQSLSYIDRAYEFVKETVAHGGTVMFVGTKKQAQEAIAEQATRVGMPYVNQRWLGGMLTNFSTVYKRLQRLKELEQIDFEDVAASGLTKKELLVLSREKAKLEKTLGGIREMQKVPSAVWIVDTKKEHIAVGEARKLNIPVVAILDTNCDPDEVDYKIPGNDDAIRSVTLLTRVIADAVAEGLIARSGVATGDKGDKGAGEPLAAWERDLLEGEKKAEEAPAAEAPAAEAEAPAAEAPAAEAPAAEAEAPAAEAEQA; from the coding sequence ATGGCCGTCGTCACGATGCGGGAGCTGCTGGAAAGCGGCGTCCACTTCGGTCACCAGACCCGTCGCTGGAACCCGAAGATGAAGCGGTTCATCTTCACCGAGCGCAACGGCATCTACATCATCGACCTGCTCCAGTCGCTGTCGTACATCGACCGCGCCTACGAGTTCGTCAAGGAGACCGTCGCCCACGGCGGCACGGTCATGTTCGTCGGCACGAAGAAGCAGGCGCAGGAGGCCATCGCCGAGCAGGCCACCCGCGTCGGCATGCCTTACGTCAACCAGCGCTGGCTGGGCGGCATGCTCACCAACTTCTCGACCGTCTACAAGCGTCTGCAGCGCCTCAAGGAGCTCGAGCAGATCGACTTCGAGGACGTCGCCGCTTCCGGTCTGACCAAGAAGGAGCTTCTCGTGCTCTCGCGCGAGAAGGCCAAGCTGGAGAAGACCCTCGGTGGTATCCGCGAGATGCAGAAGGTGCCCAGCGCCGTCTGGATCGTGGACACCAAGAAGGAGCACATCGCGGTCGGCGAGGCCCGGAAGCTCAACATCCCGGTCGTCGCCATCCTCGACACCAACTGCGACCCCGACGAGGTCGACTACAAGATCCCGGGCAACGACGACGCGATCCGCTCCGTCACCCTGCTCACCCGCGTGATCGCCGACGCCGTCGCCGAGGGCCTCATCGCCCGCTCCGGCGTCGCCACCGGCGACAAGGGTGACAAGGGCGCGGGCGAGCCGCTCGCCGCGTGGGAGCGCGACCTGCTCGAGGGCGAGAAGAAGGCCGAGGAGGCCCCGGCCGCCGAGGCTCCCGCCGCTGAGGCTGAGGCCCCTGCCGCTGAGGCCCCCGCTGCCGAGGCCCCCGCCGCCGAGGCCGAGGCTCCGGCCGCCGAGGCCGAGCAGGCCTGA
- a CDS encoding M23 family metallopeptidase has protein sequence MRHLHSALLPALLIPLLTPPPPAPPEPPPTTVPALARTWPVGVRPPVLRTWEPPPTPYARGHRGVDLAAPPGTPVRAVAAGRVTFAGRVAGKGVVSIALTGTDLRTTYEPVRATVKKGEEVTPGEVVATVEPTGSHCMATCVHWGVRRGDAYLNPLSLLPPWLLRRAPSRLLPVLGVPLP, from the coding sequence ATGCGACACCTGCACAGCGCCCTGCTGCCCGCACTCCTGATCCCCCTCCTGACTCCCCCGCCCCCGGCGCCGCCCGAGCCCCCTCCCACCACGGTCCCGGCCCTCGCCCGCACCTGGCCGGTAGGCGTACGCCCACCCGTCCTCCGCACCTGGGAACCCCCACCCACCCCGTACGCCCGAGGCCACCGAGGCGTGGACCTGGCAGCACCGCCGGGCACACCCGTACGAGCGGTGGCCGCCGGCCGGGTCACCTTCGCGGGCCGCGTGGCCGGAAAGGGCGTGGTCTCGATCGCCCTCACCGGCACAGACCTGCGAACGACGTATGAACCGGTACGGGCGACGGTGAAGAAGGGCGAGGAGGTGACACCGGGCGAAGTGGTGGCGACGGTGGAGCCGACGGGCTCCCACTGCATGGCTACGTGCGTGCACTGGGGTGTGCGACGGGGAGACGCCTACCTGAACCCACTGTCCTTGCTACCGCCGTGGCTCTTGCGCAGGGCCCCGTCAAGGCTGCTGCCGGTACTGGGAGTCCCGCTGCCCTAG
- the frr gene encoding ribosome recycling factor, with product MIEETLLEAEEKMEKAVVVAKEDFAAIRTGRAHPAMFNKIVADYYGAPTPINQLASFSVPEPRMAVVTPFDKTALRNIEQAIRDSDLGVNPSNDGNIIRVVFPELTEERRRDYIKVAKGKAEDSRVSIRSVRRKAKDAIDKLVKDGEIGEDEGRRAEKELDDATHKYVAQVDELLKHKEAELLEV from the coding sequence GTGATCGAAGAGACCCTCCTCGAGGCCGAGGAGAAGATGGAGAAGGCCGTCGTGGTCGCCAAGGAGGACTTCGCCGCGATCCGCACCGGCCGTGCGCACCCGGCGATGTTCAACAAGATCGTGGCCGACTACTACGGCGCGCCGACGCCGATCAACCAGCTGGCTTCGTTCTCCGTGCCGGAGCCGCGCATGGCGGTGGTGACCCCGTTCGACAAGACGGCCCTGCGCAACATCGAGCAGGCCATCCGTGACTCGGACCTGGGCGTCAACCCGAGCAACGACGGCAACATCATCCGGGTGGTGTTCCCCGAGCTCACCGAGGAGCGCCGCCGCGACTACATCAAGGTCGCCAAGGGCAAGGCGGAGGACTCCCGCGTGTCCATCCGCTCGGTCCGCCGCAAGGCCAAGGACGCGATCGACAAGCTCGTCAAGGACGGCGAGATCGGCGAGGACGAGGGCCGCCGTGCGGAGAAGGAGCTCGACGACGCGACGCACAAGTACGTCGCCCAGGTGGACGAGCTTCTGAAGCACAAGGAAGCGGAGCTCCTCGAAGTCTGA
- the rlmN gene encoding 23S rRNA (adenine(2503)-C(2))-methyltransferase RlmN, with protein sequence MPKPGELTFVAPRGAKKPPRHLADLTPAERKEVVAEIGEKPFRAKQLSQHYFARYAHDPEQWTDIPAGARGKLQEALLPELMTVVRHLSTDQGTTRKTLWRLFDGTLVESVLMRYPDRVTMCISSQAGCGMNCPFCATGQAGLDRNLSTAEIVHQIVDGMRALRDGEVPGGPARLSNIVFMGMGEPLANYKRVVQSIRALTDPAPDGLGLSQRGITVSTVGLVPAIHRFADEGFKCRLAISLHAPDDELRDTLVPVNTRWKVREVLDAGFEYVEKSGRRLSIEYALIRDINDQAWRGDRLGRLLRGKPVHVNLIPLNPTPGSKWTASRPEDEKAFVEAIAAHGVPVTVRDTRGQEIDGACGQLAAGER encoded by the coding sequence ATGCCTAAGCCCGGAGAACTCACTTTCGTCGCCCCGCGCGGAGCCAAGAAGCCGCCGCGGCACCTTGCCGATCTCACTCCTGCCGAGCGCAAGGAAGTCGTGGCCGAGATCGGTGAGAAGCCGTTTCGTGCCAAGCAGCTCTCGCAGCACTACTTCGCGCGGTACGCGCACGATCCGGAGCAGTGGACGGACATTCCGGCCGGCGCTCGCGGCAAGCTGCAGGAGGCGCTGCTTCCTGAGCTGATGACCGTCGTCCGGCATCTGTCGACCGACCAGGGGACCACGCGCAAGACGCTGTGGCGCCTGTTCGACGGGACGCTCGTCGAGTCGGTGCTGATGCGGTATCCGGACCGGGTCACCATGTGTATCTCGTCGCAGGCCGGATGCGGGATGAACTGCCCCTTCTGCGCCACCGGGCAGGCGGGGCTGGACCGGAACCTGTCCACCGCCGAGATCGTCCACCAGATCGTCGACGGGATGCGCGCGCTCCGGGACGGGGAAGTGCCCGGTGGGCCCGCGCGGCTCTCCAACATCGTCTTCATGGGCATGGGCGAGCCCCTCGCCAACTACAAGCGGGTCGTGCAGTCGATCCGTGCCCTCACCGACCCCGCTCCGGACGGGCTCGGGCTGTCGCAGCGCGGTATCACCGTGTCGACGGTCGGGCTGGTGCCGGCCATCCACCGGTTCGCCGACGAAGGCTTCAAGTGCCGGCTCGCCATCTCGCTGCACGCTCCCGACGACGAGCTGCGCGACACCCTCGTCCCCGTGAACACGCGGTGGAAGGTGCGCGAGGTGCTCGACGCCGGGTTCGAGTACGTCGAGAAGTCGGGACGCCGGCTGTCGATCGAGTACGCGCTCATCCGGGACATCAACGACCAGGCCTGGCGTGGGGACCGGCTCGGGCGGCTGCTGCGCGGCAAGCCCGTGCACGTCAACCTCATCCCGCTGAACCCGACCCCGGGCTCGAAGTGGACCGCCTCGCGGCCCGAGGACGAGAAGGCCTTCGTCGAGGCCATCGCCGCACACGGCGTGCCGGTGACCGTCCGGGACACCCGTGGCCAGGAGATCGACGGGGCCTGCGGTCAGCTGGCGGCCGGCGAACGGTAG